A segment of the Schistosoma haematobium chromosome Unknown HiC_scaffold_438, whole genome shotgun sequence genome:
CAACGTTTCGGGGACTGGTGgctatcgagtaagtaatgggAAAGGTTTTAATGCAGACTGTGATTTGTTTCTAAAGATCAGTTACTGAAAAGCTTTAGAGTTGAGATGCATATCTTCTATAGCTCACTGAGAAATAGTTATCTTCGGCTTCAATGTATTTCATCATCCTGTGTAAATGTAAACGCATCAATTCACTTGTATAGTTGACCTTTTCAAGTATAATCCTCATCTACAAATGTGTAGCAACACTTGTTATCATCCGTAGACGAATGGATAAATTTGTTTCACGGTAAGTATATTTTTCCATGATCAGCTGTATGTCTTAGTTGatattatttctatttcattCTCTCTCTCATCTTATAAATTAATTTCCTCACTTAAGTGTGGTAGCATGGATCATCATCATCTCAAACATctaaatcattatcatcatcatcaacatctaaatcatcatcatcaccatctaaatcaacatcatcaccatcatctaaatcatcatcaccacctaaatcatcatattcatcaccATCTAAAtcctcttcatcatcatcatcatcatcatcatcaccacctaaatcatcatcatcatctaaatcatcatcatcatctatgtCATCATCTAAtccatcaccatcatcatctatatcatcatcatcatcatcaccatctaaatcctcttcatcatcatcctcatgTCTTTCTTCAGAAATACACAATGATTTGAATTCGTTTGTACAGATCTTTTCtcttttatataataataataaataataattatcaatttTTACTTGTTTCTCACGTTTCTTGTGGCTCCGTTTAAGAACGGATCTCTGCTTTTAAAACTTGAacattttgtagatattatctACGGGTTGcgaattataaataaatcatagaacagaaattattcgttttgtcgaTTTAAATATGTCAGATAAAAAGAAATAGGAAGATCAATTGGCTATTGAATGGAGATAGATGTATCCAGTTGTATTAAGGATCTAGacaatttatacaaatatcCGTTGATATTTGAACGAATGGTTTGCCAGAAATTAGAGGTAGTGttaatagtggtaatatataagagaacgAGTGCGTATAATGACATAGTACGGGAAGAAAGAGTttgttcgtagaaagaaagatatgtagtgactcacgtttatcacgagaacacgactggtttaataaaaacaattattattataaccaactgtaccagtgtttattttaatgcgcttttgtttgactgtgctaatgacatcTATTTTGTGCtaccattcttatacttacactttgattgtaacttcgcgcgaatccggttaccttctgtaaccaagcttgtaccctggcacgatctcggtatcctttcgatgccacgagatcgccagctaataaacctcgacttggtccattaattgccttctggtattcggcttctcggggattttatggagtcatttggaacgagcttcttacgccttctgatttgtctggcacgtgtttcttggtagcggtgttcatagtttacctcaactcgacaccacgctacattGGTGAGctgtattttggaacacgcctcaacatCTGGTcgaatcttccaaagaagccaattcggtgagtctatgatttatctatccacgtctgtcgtatattttcatattatcttttaatatttaatatacacgacatgacggataacgatgagaatattattaatataatagactcacatgtacgtgtaccgaatccttgttactttttatccgcgtgacgatgaattccacgccttattcgagaaatttcccCTATtgactattctcctcgctgacccggctgcttggtacggaatgcatacgcatgagcatatccgtctaccacccagcgccaaatggttaagtaaacggtttcactgccaacttaaaagtgctctacgagcacacgaaaacggcaaCTGGCACGAAACCTTACCATTCGTTCTTTTAGTGGTGAGAACGAgtttaaaggcagatatccaatgttccgccactgaacttgtatacggcacgacattgcgtctgcccggagaattcttcacaccacggagcagacctaatttcggtaaatcagactacgtccatcgactgtctgcatttatgcgaacgctgtctccggtgtcaactcgaatacaacatcgacaggtcgctctccctcgagagttatctacctgttcacatgtttttgtacgagtagattcggtacgcaaacctttgcaacaaccttacgaaggctcttttcacgtgatcgctcgtcacgaaaagaccttcaaggttgatcgatatggacgcgtcgagatcgtcagcattgatcgtctcaaaccagcacacgtcgataacagtgccctatctgacaccctgagattcaatgctagacctatcaaacctagcgggatccttaaatcttcttcagatcccacgctagatacatctgagacctcattctcacgtcccggtcaacagcacgcgtcatctgcaccgtctacagacgagacgatagtctcacgtccagatcagcagaccacgccgcctctgacctcggatgagattgcaggctcatgaaatacgaacgagactaccgtctcacgttccggtcgccgagtatggttgcccgtacgcttccgcgactagccgcacagttaacaaccgatacggtgtaggactattcctatgctacacaCATGCTACACTCTCCtctttttccttttctttttgtttcctgagcccacgccttcgaccatctccgtttggttccgtcgacttcagtcaactttggcgaaagctggcctgatcacccacgctcttgtcaacgtactcagtcgatatattggtttcgaattcTTGGCCTACGCTttgtctcgaacttggtcgttatggtcgcttctggtcttttggctcaacgtggtttcgtccttcgtctgcagcgtttatgGTCCGGACccgtacgaacgccctcttcagattctggatacaaaccactctggtagCATGCcgactcaagcaacaaatacaacacatcgctcctggtaccgttctccgaaaacgacctccgttgg
Coding sequences within it:
- a CDS encoding uncharacterized protein (EggNog:ENOG410W0X4); this translates as MYVYRILVTFYPRDDEFHALFEKFPLLTILLADPAAWYGMHTHEHIRLPPSAKWLSKRFHCQLKSALRAHENGNWHETLPFVLLVVRTSLKADIQCSATELVYGTTLRLPGEFFTPRSRPNFGKSDYVHRLSAFMRTLSPVSTRIQHRQVALPRELSTCSHVFVRVDSVRKPLQQPYEGSFHVIARHEKTFKVDRYGRVEIVSIDRLKPAHVDNSALSDTLRFNARPIKPSGILKSSSDPTLDTSETSFSRPGQQHASSAPSTDETIVSRPDQQTTPPLTSDEIAGS